In one Streptomyces marincola genomic region, the following are encoded:
- a CDS encoding ABC transporter family substrate-binding protein encodes MSGASAIQAPRRGPRRRRALAALAAGSAVLLPLLAVAGCTGADDRDRTAAGAAQSVATARRAQLTSGGSATWAVDRLPATLNAYQFEADGGTDRIASAVLPMLFTVDAQGRPQLNTDYLRSAEITAREPRQTVVYTLHPDAAWSDGEPLTAADFVAQWKALGGEDKEYWSARHAGYDRVENITKGPGRHQVEVTFTKPYADWKSLFSPLYPRAVTADPDRFNDGARGGLPATAGPFELGEVDRDAGRITLVRDEDWWGEPALLDRLVLAAVPRAERRAALLAGDLDIAEVAPADADGITAAGAAREAGRRGARDDDAGARAPGAEGPDGRATTDALHDLAAARLAGTGAADAVERYAYAWAEAERARERAFDTREEAVRRRLAGFTVHRAYEASYTHLALNAQSPALADERVRWAIARALDREELAARVHDPAGLPARALGSHLRVLGQTGYRDNSDALGATGADTASALLEEAGWRPGDVRAGGAAGERRDDGKAPGAGGVPVRAKDGQALELRFVVPGGDDAAHLRATARGIVEMLAPVGVSAQLVEVGRDAFFPDHITAGDFDLAVFSWPATAYPATDAKPLFTKPRPIPGGEALIGQNYTRVGTDHIDQLLDQAAGELDEEEYDGILNRADARIWAAAGSIPLYQRPELVAVRQDLAGVGAFGLATPRWQDIGYRK; translated from the coding sequence ATGTCAGGCGCGTCAGCGATCCAAGCCCCACGCCGCGGCCCCCGCCGCCGGCGGGCCCTGGCGGCCCTCGCCGCGGGCTCGGCCGTTCTCCTGCCGCTGCTCGCCGTCGCCGGCTGCACCGGCGCGGACGACCGCGACCGCACGGCCGCGGGCGCCGCCCAGTCGGTGGCCACCGCGCGGCGCGCCCAGCTGACCAGCGGCGGCAGCGCCACCTGGGCCGTCGACCGGCTGCCGGCGACGCTCAACGCCTACCAGTTCGAGGCGGACGGCGGCACCGACCGCATCGCGAGCGCGGTGCTCCCCATGCTCTTCACGGTCGACGCCCAAGGACGGCCGCAGCTCAACACGGACTACCTGCGGTCCGCGGAGATCACCGCGCGCGAGCCGCGGCAGACGGTCGTCTACACGCTGCACCCGGACGCGGCCTGGAGCGACGGCGAGCCGCTGACCGCCGCCGACTTCGTCGCCCAGTGGAAGGCGCTCGGCGGCGAGGACAAGGAGTACTGGTCGGCCCGCCACGCCGGGTACGACCGCGTCGAGAACATCACCAAGGGCCCGGGGCGGCACCAGGTCGAGGTCACCTTCACCAAGCCGTACGCCGACTGGAAGTCCCTGTTCAGCCCGCTGTACCCGCGGGCCGTCACCGCGGACCCCGACCGGTTCAACGACGGCGCGCGCGGCGGACTCCCCGCCACCGCGGGGCCGTTCGAGCTCGGCGAGGTCGACAGGGACGCGGGCCGCATCACCCTGGTCCGCGACGAGGACTGGTGGGGCGAACCCGCGCTCCTCGACCGGCTGGTCCTGGCCGCGGTGCCGCGCGCGGAGCGCCGCGCCGCCCTGCTCGCCGGCGACCTCGACATCGCCGAGGTCGCGCCGGCCGACGCCGACGGCATCACGGCGGCGGGCGCCGCCCGGGAGGCCGGGCGGCGCGGCGCGCGGGACGACGACGCCGGGGCCAGGGCCCCGGGCGCCGAGGGGCCCGACGGGCGCGCCACCACGGACGCCCTGCACGACCTGGCCGCCGCGCGGCTCGCCGGCACCGGCGCCGCGGACGCCGTGGAACGGTACGCCTACGCCTGGGCCGAGGCGGAACGCGCCCGCGAGCGCGCCTTCGACACCCGCGAGGAAGCGGTCAGGCGGCGGCTCGCCGGCTTCACCGTGCACCGCGCCTACGAGGCGTCCTACACCCACCTCGCCCTGAACGCCCAGTCGCCCGCCCTCGCCGACGAACGCGTCCGCTGGGCCATCGCCCGCGCCCTGGACCGCGAGGAACTGGCCGCGCGGGTGCACGACCCGGCGGGCCTGCCCGCCCGCGCGCTGGGCAGCCACCTGCGCGTCCTCGGCCAGACCGGCTACCGCGACAACAGCGACGCGCTCGGCGCCACGGGCGCCGACACCGCGAGCGCGCTCCTCGAAGAGGCGGGCTGGCGCCCGGGGGACGTGCGGGCCGGCGGCGCGGCCGGCGAGCGGCGCGACGACGGGAAGGCGCCGGGGGCCGGCGGCGTCCCGGTCCGCGCCAAGGACGGCCAGGCGCTCGAACTCCGCTTCGTGGTGCCGGGCGGCGACGACGCGGCCCACCTGCGCGCCACGGCCCGCGGGATCGTGGAGATGCTGGCCCCCGTCGGGGTCTCCGCCCAGCTGGTCGAGGTCGGCAGGGACGCGTTCTTCCCCGACCACATCACGGCGGGCGACTTCGACCTCGCGGTGTTCTCGTGGCCGGCCACGGCCTACCCGGCGACCGACGCCAAGCCGCTGTTCACCAAGCCGCGGCCGATCCCGGGCGGCGAGGCGCTCATCGGGCAGAACTACACGCGGGTCGGCACCGACCACATCGACCAGCTGCTCGACCAGGCGGCGGGCGAGCTGGACGAGGAGGAGTACGACGGCATCCTCAACCGGGCGGACGCCAGGATCTGGGCCGCGGCCGGCTCGATCCCCCTGTACCAGCGGCCAGAACTGGTCGCGGTGCGCCAGGACCTGGCCGGCGTCGGCGCCTTCGGACTCGCCACCCCGCGCTGGCAGGACATCGGCTACCGCAAGTAG
- the typA gene encoding translational GTPase TypA — protein MPTRHDIRNVAIVAHVDHGKTTLVDAMLKQAGAFAAHQQVDERVMDTGDLEREKGITILAKNTAVRYHPKGGGTPVVINIIDTPGHADFGGEVERGLSMVDAVVLLVDASEGPLPQTRFVLRKALQARLPVILCVNKTDRSDARISAVLNETYDLFLDLDADEEQIEFPIVYACAREGVASLTQPADGTVPDDSDSLEPFFTTLLDTVPAPVYEEDAPLQAHVTNLDADNFLGRIALCRIRQGRLRKGQTVAWLKRDGSAQNVRITELLLTEALTRKPAEEAGPGDICAVAGIPDIMIGETLADPEHPAALPLITVDEPAISMTIGTNTSPLVGRGGKGHKVTARLVKDRLDRELIGNVSLRVLPTERPDAWEVQGRGELALAILVEQMRREGFELTVGKPEVVTRVIDGTVHEPVERMTIDAPEEHLGAITQLLASRKGRMETMTNHGSGWVRMEFLVPSRGLIGFRTEFLTETRGTGIAHSIFERHEPWAGELRTRKSGSLVADRPGAATGYAMLNLQERGTIFIEPGTEVYEGMIVGENSRSDDMDVNITKEKKLTNMRAAAADTTENLVPPRKLSLEQSLEFCREDECVEVTPGDLRIRKVVLDQRERARATARAKRQ, from the coding sequence ATGCCCACGCGCCACGACATCCGCAATGTCGCCATCGTCGCCCACGTCGACCACGGCAAGACCACGCTGGTCGACGCCATGCTCAAGCAGGCCGGCGCGTTCGCCGCGCACCAGCAGGTCGACGAGCGGGTCATGGACACCGGTGACCTCGAACGCGAGAAGGGCATCACCATCCTCGCCAAGAACACCGCGGTCCGCTACCACCCGAAGGGCGGTGGGACCCCGGTCGTCATCAACATCATCGACACCCCGGGCCACGCCGACTTCGGCGGCGAGGTCGAACGCGGCCTGTCCATGGTCGACGCCGTCGTCCTGCTCGTGGACGCGTCCGAGGGGCCGCTGCCGCAGACGCGGTTCGTGCTGCGCAAGGCGCTCCAGGCCCGGCTGCCCGTGATCCTGTGCGTGAACAAGACCGACCGGTCCGACGCCAGGATCTCTGCGGTGCTCAACGAGACGTACGACCTGTTCCTCGACCTCGACGCGGACGAGGAGCAGATCGAGTTCCCCATCGTCTACGCGTGCGCCCGGGAGGGCGTGGCGTCCCTGACCCAGCCGGCGGACGGCACGGTGCCGGACGACAGCGACAGCCTTGAGCCGTTCTTCACCACGCTCCTGGACACCGTGCCCGCGCCGGTGTACGAGGAGGACGCGCCGCTCCAGGCGCACGTCACCAACCTCGACGCGGACAACTTCCTCGGCCGCATCGCGCTGTGCCGCATCCGCCAGGGCCGGCTGCGCAAGGGGCAGACGGTCGCGTGGCTCAAGCGCGACGGCAGCGCGCAGAACGTGCGGATCACCGAGCTGCTGCTGACCGAGGCGCTGACGCGCAAGCCCGCCGAAGAGGCGGGCCCCGGCGACATCTGCGCGGTCGCCGGCATCCCCGACATCATGATCGGCGAGACCCTGGCCGACCCGGAGCACCCGGCGGCGCTGCCGCTGATCACCGTCGACGAGCCGGCGATCTCCATGACCATCGGCACCAACACCTCCCCGCTCGTCGGGCGCGGCGGCAAGGGCCACAAGGTCACCGCCCGGCTGGTGAAGGACCGCCTCGACCGCGAGCTGATCGGCAACGTGTCGCTGCGCGTGCTGCCGACCGAACGCCCCGACGCGTGGGAGGTGCAGGGCAGGGGCGAGCTGGCCCTGGCGATCCTGGTGGAGCAGATGCGCCGGGAGGGCTTCGAGCTGACCGTCGGCAAGCCCGAGGTCGTCACGCGCGTGATCGACGGCACGGTGCACGAGCCGGTGGAGCGCATGACGATCGACGCGCCCGAGGAGCACCTGGGCGCGATCACCCAGCTGCTCGCCTCCCGCAAGGGGCGCATGGAGACCATGACCAACCACGGCTCCGGCTGGGTGCGCATGGAGTTCCTCGTGCCCTCCCGCGGACTGATCGGTTTCCGCACCGAGTTCCTGACCGAGACCCGGGGCACCGGGATCGCGCACAGCATCTTCGAACGGCACGAGCCGTGGGCGGGGGAGCTGCGGACCCGCAAGAGCGGCTCCCTGGTCGCGGACCGGCCCGGGGCGGCCACCGGGTACGCGATGCTCAACCTCCAGGAGCGCGGGACGATCTTCATCGAGCCGGGCACCGAGGTCTACGAGGGCATGATCGTGGGCGAGAACTCCAGGTCGGACGACATGGACGTCAACATCACCAAGGAGAAGAAGCTCACCAACATGCGGGCCGCGGCGGCCGATACGACGGAGAACCTGGTGCCGCCCCGCAAGCTCTCACTTGAACAGTCGCTTGAGTTCTGCCGCGAGGACGAGTGCGTCGAGGTCACGCCGGGCGACCTGCGCATCCGCAAGGTCGTCCTCGACCAGCGCGAGCGCGCGCGGGCCACCGCGCGGGCCAAGCGGCAGTAG
- a CDS encoding peptide ABC transporter substrate-binding protein — MRGARSAKWVASAIVVALAATACGGGDDDNGDNGSDGAAAGNPDGIVRIDGGEPQNPLVPANTNEALGGLVIDNLFSKLLDFDDEGQIFMVAAESVEPNEDNTVWTVTLKEGWTFHDGTDVTAESYVNAWNWAANISNNQANSFWFADIAGYADVHPEEGDPTAEEMSGLQVVDERTFTIELTEAVTYYDYKLGYSVFTPLPESFYEDPEAFGESPVGNGPYSFVSWTHGESIELERYDEYAGEDAAQNGGIHIRAYDNPEAAYTDLQTGNLDIIRQVAPRDLPLYQQDLGEDRTVAQPYNGIQTIVPVWYNWEDTPPEVLQGISMAIDRETITQTVLNGSRTPADSFAPPGVFGYQEGASGDITTYDPERARQLVEENGGVPGDRIAIQYNADAAHQEWVEAVCNNIIDALDIECVGDPKVDFDTDLEAREANEVQSMYRGGWLADYPLNVNFLKELYASYAQTNYGRFDSPEVDELFAEGDRAGSLEETVAAYQEAEQVLWEQMPAIPLWYQNVNAGWGPNVDNVRFDSAGVPVLSEVTVSE; from the coding sequence ATGCGTGGTGCACGCAGCGCCAAGTGGGTCGCCAGTGCGATAGTCGTGGCCCTCGCCGCGACGGCCTGTGGTGGCGGCGATGATGACAATGGCGACAACGGTTCGGATGGGGCCGCGGCCGGGAACCCGGATGGCATCGTCCGGATCGACGGCGGCGAGCCGCAGAACCCGCTGGTCCCGGCGAACACCAACGAGGCGCTCGGCGGGCTGGTCATCGACAACCTGTTCTCCAAGCTCCTCGACTTCGACGACGAGGGCCAGATCTTCATGGTCGCGGCCGAGTCGGTCGAGCCGAACGAGGACAACACCGTCTGGACGGTGACCCTCAAGGAGGGCTGGACCTTCCACGACGGCACCGACGTCACCGCCGAGAGCTACGTGAACGCGTGGAACTGGGCCGCCAACATCAGCAACAACCAGGCCAACAGCTTCTGGTTCGCCGACATCGCCGGCTACGCGGACGTGCACCCGGAGGAGGGCGACCCCACCGCCGAGGAGATGTCCGGCCTCCAGGTCGTGGACGAGCGCACGTTCACCATCGAGCTGACCGAAGCGGTCACGTACTACGACTACAAGCTCGGCTACTCGGTCTTCACGCCGCTGCCCGAGAGCTTCTACGAGGACCCCGAGGCGTTCGGCGAGTCCCCGGTCGGCAACGGCCCGTACTCCTTCGTCTCCTGGACCCACGGCGAGTCGATCGAGCTGGAGCGCTACGACGAGTACGCCGGTGAGGACGCCGCGCAGAACGGCGGCATCCACATCCGCGCCTACGACAACCCCGAGGCCGCCTACACCGACCTCCAGACCGGCAACCTGGACATCATCCGCCAGGTCGCCCCCCGTGACCTGCCGCTCTACCAGCAGGACCTCGGCGAGGACCGCACCGTCGCCCAGCCGTACAACGGCATCCAGACCATCGTGCCGGTCTGGTACAACTGGGAGGACACCCCGCCGGAGGTGCTCCAGGGCATCTCCATGGCGATCGACCGGGAGACCATCACCCAGACCGTGCTCAACGGCTCCCGCACCCCGGCCGACAGCTTCGCGCCTCCCGGCGTGTTCGGCTACCAGGAAGGCGCCTCGGGCGACATCACGACGTACGACCCGGAGCGGGCGCGTCAGCTGGTCGAGGAGAACGGCGGCGTCCCCGGCGACCGCATCGCGATCCAGTACAACGCCGACGCCGCGCACCAGGAGTGGGTCGAGGCCGTCTGCAACAACATCATCGACGCGCTGGACATCGAGTGCGTGGGCGACCCGAAGGTCGACTTCGACACCGACCTTGAGGCCCGCGAGGCCAACGAGGTCCAGAGCATGTACCGCGGTGGCTGGCTGGCGGACTACCCGCTGAACGTCAACTTCCTCAAGGAGCTGTACGCCTCCTACGCGCAGACCAACTACGGCCGCTTCGACAGCCCCGAGGTGGACGAGCTGTTCGCCGAGGGCGACCGGGCCGGGTCGCTTGAGGAGACCGTGGCCGCGTACCAGGAGGCCGAGCAGGTGCTGTGGGAGCAGATGCCGGCCATCCCGCTCTGGTACCAGAACGTCAACGCGGGCTGGGGCCCGAACGTGGACAACGTCCGCTTCGACTCCGCCGGTGTGCCGGTGCTGTCCGAAGTCACCGTCAGCGAGTGA
- a CDS encoding ABC transporter permease, which translates to MGRYVVRRLLQMIPVFIGSTFIIFMMMYALPGDPVRALWGERAPDEAQMAAMRRDLGLDDPILVQYWNYITGLVQGDFGTQIRSRREVIDVISEALPATLRLTALAFLITAVVGISLGLLAGLRAGKKTDRGILFVSLLLISVPVFVIGYLYQTYFGIKWGWISPTVRDSENWGELLLPALALASLSLAYVTRLTRTSIVENRRADYMRTARAKGLPQQRVIGTHLLRNSLIPVVTFLGVDLGNLMAGAIVTEGIFNINGIGRAVYTALNAREGATVVGIVSFIIVVYLVVALLVDLLYAVLDPRIRYA; encoded by the coding sequence ATGGGGCGCTACGTCGTACGGCGACTGCTCCAGATGATCCCGGTGTTCATCGGGTCGACCTTCATCATCTTCATGATGATGTACGCCCTGCCCGGTGACCCCGTGCGGGCTCTGTGGGGCGAACGCGCCCCCGACGAGGCCCAGATGGCCGCGATGAGAAGGGACCTCGGGCTCGACGACCCGATCCTCGTCCAGTACTGGAACTACATCACCGGCCTGGTCCAGGGTGACTTCGGCACGCAGATCAGAAGCAGACGCGAAGTGATCGACGTGATCAGCGAAGCGCTGCCCGCGACCCTGCGGCTGACCGCCCTCGCCTTCCTCATCACCGCCGTGGTCGGCATCTCGCTCGGCCTGCTCGCGGGCCTGCGGGCGGGCAAGAAGACGGACCGCGGCATCCTCTTCGTCAGCCTGCTGCTGATCTCGGTGCCGGTGTTCGTCATCGGCTACCTGTACCAGACGTACTTCGGCATCAAGTGGGGCTGGATCTCGCCCACGGTCCGCGACTCGGAGAACTGGGGCGAACTCCTGCTGCCCGCGCTCGCGCTGGCCTCGCTCTCGCTCGCCTACGTCACCCGCCTCACCCGCACCTCGATCGTGGAGAACCGGCGCGCGGACTACATGCGCACGGCCCGGGCCAAGGGGCTCCCCCAGCAGCGGGTGATCGGCACCCACCTGCTGCGGAACTCGCTGATTCCCGTGGTGACCTTCCTGGGCGTCGACCTCGGCAACCTGATGGCCGGCGCCATCGTCACCGAGGGCATCTTCAACATCAACGGCATCGGGCGGGCGGTCTACACCGCGCTGAACGCCCGCGAGGGCGCCACCGTGGTGGGCATCGTCAGCTTCATCATCGTCGTCTACCTCGTGGTCGCCCTGCTCGTCGATCTGCTGTACGCGGTGCTCGACCCAAGGATTCGCTATGCCTGA
- a CDS encoding ABC transporter permease has product MPDAKATIGKKEAVPTAGGAVPAAVAVDAAGPAPGKPRSLWSDAWQDLRRKPSFVVPALIILMLFVIAAFPGWFTSVSPRAADLTNNYLREPELTHFFSPEWLGYNQQGQSIYARLLYGTRASIIIGIAVTALVTVLGSLVGMIAGYFGGWIDAVLSRVIDIFLGIPFLLGAMVILVSFDTRTEWTVTFALAFLGWTTVARVMRGSVISIKQSDYVAAARSLGAGTTRILFRHILPNAVAPVIVVAMIALGGYITAEAVLSYLGIGLTDPAISWGGDINRAQGQIRIAEHILLFPSILLSITILSFLMLGDAVRDALDPKLR; this is encoded by the coding sequence ATGCCTGACGCCAAGGCCACCATCGGCAAGAAGGAAGCCGTTCCGACCGCCGGCGGGGCGGTGCCCGCCGCGGTCGCCGTCGACGCCGCCGGGCCGGCGCCGGGCAAGCCGCGCAGCCTCTGGTCCGACGCCTGGCAGGACCTGCGGCGCAAGCCGTCGTTCGTGGTCCCGGCGCTGATCATCCTGATGCTGTTCGTGATCGCGGCCTTCCCCGGGTGGTTCACCTCGGTGAGCCCGCGCGCGGCCGACCTCACGAACAACTACCTGCGCGAGCCGGAGCTGACCCACTTCTTCTCTCCGGAGTGGCTGGGCTACAACCAGCAGGGGCAGAGCATCTACGCGCGTCTCCTGTACGGCACCAGGGCCTCCATCATCATCGGCATCGCGGTGACCGCGCTGGTGACGGTGCTCGGCAGCCTGGTCGGCATGATCGCCGGCTACTTCGGCGGCTGGATCGACGCCGTGCTCTCGCGGGTCATCGACATCTTCCTCGGCATCCCGTTCCTGCTGGGCGCCATGGTCATCCTGGTCTCCTTCGACACCAGGACCGAGTGGACGGTGACGTTCGCGCTGGCCTTCCTCGGCTGGACCACGGTCGCCAGGGTGATGCGCGGTTCCGTCATCTCCATCAAGCAGTCCGACTACGTGGCCGCGGCCCGCTCGCTGGGCGCGGGCACCACGCGCATCCTGTTCCGGCACATCCTGCCGAACGCGGTCGCGCCGGTCATCGTGGTCGCGATGATCGCCCTCGGCGGCTACATCACGGCCGAGGCGGTGCTGTCCTACCTGGGCATCGGCCTCACCGACCCGGCCATCTCGTGGGGCGGCGACATCAACCGCGCCCAGGGCCAGATCCGGATCGCCGAGCACATCCTGCTCTTCCCGTCGATCCTGCTGAGCATCACCATCCTGTCCTTCCTGATGCTGGGTGACGCCGTGCGTGACGCCCTCGACCCCAAGTTGCGCTGA
- a CDS encoding ABC transporter ATP-binding protein — MTKADVPGVPLLEVRDLHVEFRTREGAAKAVNGVSYTVDAGETLAVLGESGSGKSVTAQTIMGILDIPPGRITGGEILYRGEDMLKMSEEQRRRIRGNKIAMIFQDALSSLNPVLSVGYQLGEMFRVHRGASRKEAKQKAVELMDRVRIPAAKERVNDYPHQFSGGMRQRIMIAMALALEPDIVIADEPTTALDVTVQAQVMDLLADLQRDYNMGLILITHDLGVVADVADKIAVMYAGRIVENAPVHELYKRPAHPYTKGLLDSIPRLDHKGKELYAIKGLPPSLTAVPSGCAFNPRCAMAQDICRTEVPPQADVTERDGSPLGGRTSACHFWKETIHG; from the coding sequence ATGACCAAGGCGGACGTCCCCGGCGTCCCGCTGCTTGAGGTCCGCGACCTCCATGTCGAGTTCCGCACCCGCGAGGGCGCGGCCAAGGCCGTCAACGGTGTCAGCTACACCGTGGACGCGGGCGAGACGCTCGCCGTGCTGGGCGAGTCGGGCTCGGGCAAGTCGGTGACCGCCCAGACGATCATGGGCATCCTCGACATCCCGCCCGGCCGCATCACCGGCGGCGAGATCCTGTACCGCGGCGAGGACATGCTGAAGATGTCCGAGGAGCAGCGGCGGCGCATCCGGGGCAACAAGATCGCCATGATCTTCCAGGACGCGCTGTCCTCGCTGAACCCGGTGCTGTCGGTGGGGTACCAGTTGGGGGAGATGTTCCGGGTGCACCGGGGGGCTTCGCGGAAGGAGGCGAAGCAGAAGGCCGTCGAGTTGATGGACCGGGTGCGCATTCCGGCGGCGAAGGAGCGGGTGAACGACTATCCGCACCAGTTCTCCGGTGGTATGCGGCAGCGGATCATGATCGCGATGGCGCTGGCTCTTGAGCCGGACATCGTGATCGCGGACGAGCCGACCACGGCGCTGGATGTGACGGTGCAGGCGCAGGTGATGGACCTGCTGGCCGACCTCCAGCGGGACTACAACATGGGGTTGATCCTGATCACGCACGACCTGGGCGTGGTCGCGGACGTGGCGGACAAGATCGCGGTGATGTACGCGGGGCGGATCGTGGAGAACGCGCCGGTGCACGAGCTGTACAAGCGTCCCGCGCACCCTTACACCAAGGGGCTGCTCGACTCCATCCCGCGCCTGGACCACAAGGGCAAGGAACTGTACGCGATCAAGGGGCTGCCGCCGAGCCTGACGGCCGTCCCCAGCGGCTGCGCGTTCAACCCGCGCTGCGCCATGGCCCAGGACATCTGCCGCACCGAGGTCCCGCCGCAGGCGGACGTGACCGAACGCGACGGCAGCCCGCTGGGCGGCCGGACCAGTGCCTGCCACTTCTGGAAGGAGACGATCCATGGCTGA
- a CDS encoding ABC transporter ATP-binding protein, which produces MADAPVEAREPILEVRGLVKHFPLTQGILFKRQIGAVKAVDDISFTLYRGETLGIVGESGCGKSTVAKLLMNLEQPTAGQILYKGEDIAKLSGRALKAVRRNIQMVFQDPYTSLNPRMTVGDIIGEPFEIHPDTAPKGDRRRKVQELLDVVGLNPEYINRYPHQFSGGQRQRIGIARGLALNPEVIICDEPVSALDVSVQAQVINLMERLQSEFDLSYLFIAHDLSIVRHISDRVGVMYLGKMAEIGTDTEIYDHPTHPYTQALLSAVPQPDPSARENRERIILTGDVPSPANPPSGCRFRTRCWKAQDKCAEEVPLLAVPERFRKSDTGVRHESACHFAEEKDVVHA; this is translated from the coding sequence ATGGCTGACGCACCCGTCGAGGCCCGCGAGCCGATCCTCGAAGTCCGCGGCCTGGTCAAGCACTTCCCGCTCACCCAGGGCATCCTCTTCAAGCGGCAGATCGGCGCGGTCAAGGCCGTCGACGACATCTCGTTCACGCTGTACCGCGGTGAGACGCTGGGCATCGTGGGGGAGTCGGGCTGCGGGAAGTCCACCGTCGCCAAGCTGCTGATGAACCTGGAGCAGCCCACCGCGGGCCAGATCCTGTACAAGGGCGAGGACATCGCGAAGCTGTCCGGGCGGGCGCTGAAGGCCGTGCGGCGGAACATCCAGATGGTGTTCCAGGACCCGTACACCTCGCTGAACCCGCGCATGACGGTCGGCGACATCATCGGGGAGCCGTTCGAGATCCACCCGGATACCGCCCCGAAGGGCGACCGGCGCCGCAAGGTGCAGGAGCTGCTCGACGTGGTGGGCCTCAACCCCGAGTACATCAACCGGTACCCGCACCAGTTCTCCGGCGGTCAGCGGCAGCGCATCGGCATCGCCCGCGGCCTGGCGCTCAACCCGGAGGTCATCATCTGCGACGAGCCGGTCTCCGCGCTCGACGTGTCGGTGCAGGCCCAGGTGATCAACCTGATGGAGCGGCTCCAGAGCGAGTTCGACCTGTCGTACCTCTTCATCGCGCACGACCTGTCCATCGTGCGGCACATCTCCGACCGCGTCGGGGTGATGTACCTGGGGAAGATGGCGGAGATCGGTACCGACACCGAGATCTACGACCACCCCACGCACCCCTACACGCAGGCCCTGCTCTCGGCCGTCCCGCAGCCGGACCCGTCGGCCCGCGAGAACCGGGAGCGGATCATCCTGACGGGTGACGTGCCGTCGCCGGCGAACCCGCCCTCCGGCTGCCGGTTCCGCACGCGCTGCTGGAAGGCGCAGGACAAGTGCGCCGAGGAGGTGCCGCTGCTCGCGGTGCCCGAGCGGTTCAGGAAGAGCGACACCGGGGTGCGGCACGAGTCGGCATGCCACTTCGCCGAGGAGAAGGACGTCGTCCACGCCTGA